GCCCGCTTCCTTATAAGCGGTCGAGGCGTCGAAGATCGAGGTGACCTCACCCGTCAGGAAGTTCGTGGTGAAACCGCCCTCGGTGCCGGGCGCGAGCTGGTTCTTGAGGCGGATGTTGGCGAACGTGCCGCGCGTCATGATGCGGTCGTTGCCGCGGCGCGAGCCGTAGGAGTTGAAGTCCTTGGGCTGGATGCCGCGCTCCAGCAGGTACTTGCCCGCCGGGGTGTCCGACTTGAAAGACCCGGCCGGGCTGATGTGGTCGGTGGTCACCGAGTCGCCCACCTTCACGAGCACGCGGGCGCCCTCGATGGAGGTGATGTCGCTCGGGCCGCCCGCCAGGGTCTCGAAGAAGGGCGGGTTCTGGATGTAGGTGGACTCGGGGTTCCAGTTGTACAGTGCCCCCTCGGCGACGGGAATCGCGTTCCACTGCTCGTTGCTCTTCTCGATGCCGTCGTAGACGCGCTTGAACATCTCGGCGTTGATCGCCTGATCCATGATCTGCTGGATCTCGGCGCCCGTCGGCCACAGGTCGCGCAGGTACACGGGCTGACCCTCCGGGTCCGTCCCGATGGGGTCGTTCACGATGTCGTTCACGACCGTGCCCGCGAGCGCGTAGGCCACGACCAGGGGCGGCGAGGCGAGGTAGTTCGCCTTGATGTGGGGGTTCACGCGGCCCTCGAAGTTGCGGTTGCCCGACAGCACCGAGGCGACCACGAGGTTGCCTTCCTCGATGGCCTGCACGGTGGGTTCGGGCAGCGGCCCGGAGTTGCCGATGCAGGTCATGCAGCCGTACCCGACCGTGTTGAAACCGATCTGGTCGAGATAGTCCTGCAGCCCAGCGGCTTCGAGGTACTCGGTGACGACCTTGGAGCCGGGCGCGAGGCTGGTCTTGACCCAGGGCTTGGGCTTCAGGCCGCGCTCGACGGCCTTCTTGGCGACGAGACCCGCGGCGATCAGCACGCTGGGGTTGGAGGTGTTCGTGCAGGAGGTGATCGACGCCAGCGTCACCGCGCCGTGCCCGATCTTGATCTCGGTGCCGCCGATGGTCCCCTGCGCGTCCAGCTTGTCCTGGCCCAACTCGAAGCCCCGGTTCTTGATGGGCGCGGTCAGGGCCTCAGCGAACACGGTGTGCATGTCGGTCAGGTCCACCCGGTCCTGGGGGCGCTTCGGCCCGGCGAGGCTGGGCACGATGGTGGAGAGGTCGAGTTCGATGGTGTCGGTGAAGACGGGATCGGGCGTCTCGTCGGTGCGGAACATGCCCTGGGCCTTGTAGTACGCCTCCACGAGTTCGATCTCGTCCTCCAGGCGGCCCGTGCGGCGCAGGTAGCGCAGCGCTTCCTCGTCCACCGGGAAAAAGCCCATCGTGGCGCCGTACTCGGGGGCCATGTTCGCGATGGTCGCGCGGTCGGGCAGGGTCATGCTGCTCAGGCCCGCCCCGTAGAACTCCACGAACTTGCCCACCACGCCCTTCTCGCGCAGCATCTGCGTGACGCGCAGCGCGAGGTCGGTGGCGGTCGCGCCCTCGGGCATCGCGCCCGTGATCTTGAAGCCGATCACCTCGGGCATCAGCATGTAGATGGGCTGGCCCAGCATCACGGCCTCGGCCTCGATGCCGCCCACGCCCCAGCCCACGATGCCCAGGCCGTTGATCATGGTGGTGTGGCTGTCGGTCCCCACGAGCGAATCGGGATACACGACCACGCCGTCGTCCTCGGGGCGGCTCTGCACGCCCTTGGCGAGGTACTCGAGGTTGACCTGGTGGATGATGCCGGAAGCGGGCGGCACCACGCCGAAGTTGTCGAAGGCCTGCTGGCCCCACCGCAGGAACTCGTAGCGCTCGCGGTTGCGCTCGAACTCCAGTGCCATGTTGTTGGCGAGCGCGAAGTCGGTGCCGAACTCGTCGACCTGCACCGAGTGGTCGATCACGAGGTCGACCGGAATCAGTGGGTTGATCTGGTTGGGATCACCGCCGAGCTTGACCATCGCGTCGCGCATGGAGGCGAGGTCCACGACGGCGGGCACGCCCGTGAAGTCCTGAAGGATCACGCGGGCGGGCTTGAAGGGAATCTCGATCTCCTCGTTGACGGGCTTCCAGTTCGCGACGGCGCGAACATCCTCCTCGCGCACGTCGTAGTTGTTGGCCTCGCGCAGGACGCTCTCGAGCAGCACCTTGACCGAGAAGGGCAGGCGGGCAATGTCCGCGCCGTCCACCTGAAGCTTGTTGAGGTCGTAGAAATAGAGCTTCTGCCCAGCCTTGGTGGTGAGCACGTCACGCGCACCGAACAGGTTCATCGCCATGAATGGTCTCCTTCTGGCCGCCTTTTGCGGCAGGCCCCCGCAGAGCGCGGGAAAGATGCCCCCATCATAGGCGGAGCGCCCCCAGGACACCCCGTCTCCGGCACAGGAACGCCGTTACCCCTGCAGGGACAACAAGACGGGGTGAGAGGATGACCCATGTCCGGCCCCCTGCACGGCTTCACGGTCCTGAGCCTCGCGCCCAACCTGCCCGGCCCGCTCGCCGCCGCCGCGCTGCGGGACGATGGGGCGCGGGTGGTCAAGGTGGAGCCGCCGGGGGGTGACCCCTTCGCGGCCTGGGCGCCGGACGGGTACGCGGAGTTGACGCGGGGGGTGGAGGTGCGGCGCCTCGACCTCAAGGGGACGGCGGGACAGGTGGAGTTGCGGGAACTGCTGGCGGACACGGACCTCCTGCTCACAAGCAGCCGTCCCTCGGCGCTGGCGCGGCTGGGGCTGGATGGGGAGACGCTGGGGCAGGACTTTCCGCGTCTGTGCCGGGTCCCCATCGTGGGGGATACGCACATGCCGGAGGTGGCCGGGCACGACCTGACCTATGTGGCCCAGGCCGGGCTGATCGACCCCACCCGGCCCGCCCTGCCACGCACCCTGCTGGCCGACGTGCTGGGCGGGCAGCGGGCCTATGCGGCGGCGCTGGCCCTGCTGCTGGGGCGCGAGCGCGGGTCACCCGAACGCGAGCGGGTGGTGGGCCTGGGGGACACGGCACGGGCGGCGGCGGGGCCGCTGCGGTTCGGGTTGACGGCACCGGGGGGACTGCTGTCGGGAGCCTCGCCCACGTACCGCCTCTATGCCACCGCCGACGGCACGGTCGCTGTGGCCGCGCTGGAGGTGCACTTCGCCGCCCGTTTCCATGAGGTGATCGGCCCTGACCCGGAAGCGACGTTGCGCTCGCGACCCACCGCCCACTGGCTCGCTGTGGCCCGCGACCACGACCTGCCACTCGCCGCCGTACCAGGCCAATCTCCTGTCCGGTCCTCCCCACCATTGCGCTCCGAATAGGGCGTTGAGTCGAACCCACCGGAGGAGTAGACTGGGCTTATTGAGAAGTATTCCTATTAATCCCAAATCCTGCCCGGAGGCCCCATGACCACCTCGACCCTGCCAACCCCCTCGCCCGCGCGTTCGCCGCGGCCCTTTCGCCTGTCCCCGGAACTGCGGACGGCTGTCCTGCTGACCACCCTGACGCTGCTGGGCCTGTTGCTGGGTCTGGTGGGCGAGCACCTGCTGGCGCTGCCCGCTGCCGTCTGGGTGGGGTACGGGCTGGCGTATCTGGCGGGGGGAATTCCCGCCGGGCGCGAGGCGGTGCACAGCCTGCTGCGCGAGCGCAAGCTGGACGTGGACCTGCTGATGGTGCTTGCCGCGCTGGGGGCCGCCTCCATTGGGCAGATGGCGGACGGGGCGATTCTGCTCTTTCTGTTCAGCCTGTCCAACACCCTTCAGGACTGGGCGATGGGCCGCACCAAGAACGCGGTTCAGGCGCTGATGGACCTCAACCCGGAGGGGGCCACCGTGCGCCGGGACGGTCGGGAGCGCTGGTGCGAACTGGGCGAGATCCGGGTGGGCGACCTGCTGGTGGTGCGCCCCGGCGAGCGCGTGGCCGCCGACGCGCGGGTGGTGCGTGGGCAGACCAGCGTGGACGAGTCGCCCATCACCGGGGAGAGCGTGCCGGTGGACAAGGGACCGGGCGGTGACCTCGCCTCGGGGACGGTGAACCTCAACGGCAGCGTGGAGGCCGAGGTGATCCGGCCCGCGGGCGAAAGCACCCTGGCCCGGCTGGTCGGGCTGATGGAGGAGGCGCAAACCCAGAAGAGCCGCGCCGAGAGCCTCACCGAACGGTGGGAAAGCCCCTACGCGACCGCCGTGCTGCTGGGTGTGCCGCTGGTGTTCGCGCTGCTGTACTACGGCTTTGGCCTCCCCACCGATGACGCGTGGTACCGGGCGATGACCTTCATGGTGGTCGCCAGCCCCTGCGCGGTGGTGATCTCCACGCCCGCCGTGATGCTCTCGGCGATGGCCGCCGCCGCCCGCGCCGGGGTGCTGTTCAAGAGCAGCGCGGCGCTCGCCGCGCTCGCCGGGGTGCAGACCGTCGCCTTCGACAAGACGGGCACGCTGACCCAGGCGAGGATGACCCTCTCGCACGTCCACGCCCCCGACGAGCGCTCGGCCCTAGCCCTGGCCGCCGGGCTGGAAGCGCACAGCGAGCACCCCATCGCGCGGGCGGTGGTGGCCGCCGCAGAGGACCGCGGGGTCACGCCGCTGGCCCTCACGAACGCGCAGGCCGTGCCCGGCCACGGCATCACCGCCCGCACCCCGGAGGGCGAGGTCGCCTGGGCGGGCAACCTCCGGCTGGCCGAGCGGCAGGGAGCGGTCCTCTCGGCCGCGCAGCGGGCCACACTGGACGGGCTGGCCGCCGCGGGCCGCAGCGTGGTGGTTGTGGGGGTGGGAAGCCGTACCCTGGGCCTGCTCGGCGTGGCCGACGCCCTGCGCCCCGGCATCCGCGACGCCTTGGACCGCCTCGCGGCCAGCGGCGTGCCGCACCGCGTCATGCTGACGGGCGACCGCGAGGAGGTGGCCCGCACCGTGGCGGGCGAGGTCGGCCTGAGCGAGTACCGCGCCGAGCTGCTGCCGGAGGACAAGCTGCGAATCATCGGGGAGTTGCCTGGCCCGGTGGCGATGGTGGGCGACGGAGTGAACGACGCCCCCGCGCTGGCCCGCGCCGACCTCGGGGTGGCGGTGGCCTCGGGGACCGACGTGGCGATCGAGAGCGCCGACGTGGTGCTGATGCAAAACGACCTGGGGCGGCTGGCGGGCGCGGTGCAGCTGGCCCGCGAGGCGCGGCGCACCGTGCGGCTGAACCTCGCCTTCGCCTTCGGGGTGATCCTGATCGTCGCGCCGCTCGCGGTGGCGGGGCAGGTGCCGCTGCCGCTGGGCGTGGTGGCGCACGAGGGCGGGACCGTCTTCGTGGTGTTCATGGGCCTGCGGCTGCTGCGGCGCCGGGTGTAGGGGCTAGGTCCAGGGGCCAGTTCTAGGGGAAATGAAGGCCCGCGCCGCTCCGGGAGGGGTACGCTGGCCTTCCACACCCACTTCACCCCAGGGAGGTCCACCCATGAGTGACGACAAGCCCCACCCCGCCGCCGACCGCAGCCCGCAGGGAGGCGCCAAAGACACCGATGACCTCAGCGGCGAGAAGGCCGTGCGCCGTCCCGGAATGGCCGAGAAAGGCCAACAGGTCGAGCAGACCCCGAAGGACGTGACGGGCGAGCACGACGCCCTGACCCCGCAGCGCCGCCTGCCCTGAGGGGCGCGAGGAGGCTTTCCATGAGCGACCCCACAAAAAGCGGCACCGGTCCCCAGGACAACGTGCCGCAGGAGCAGGTGCAGGACAATCCCAACTGGCAGACGGGCACCCCCAAGACGCCGAACGAGGGACAGACGGACGCCCACTGGGATCAGGTGGGGGACGAGAACGCGGACGCGGGGGCGGACACGCCCCTCACCGCGAATCTGGACGCTCCGACCCCCAGCGCCGTGGGCGGCGAGGCCCGCAACCCCACCACCCACGGCGGCATGGAGTCGGGCCTGCCCGCGAGTGGAGCGACGACGAAGCCGCAGAAGACCGTGGACGGGGACGAGCACAGCTAGGCCCCCGCCAAAGAGAGCGGAGCCTTCCCAACCCGGCGAAGGCTCCGTTCCCCTGCCTCCCTCCTCATCGCGGTGCTCCGTTCCGTTAAAGGGACAGAAAGCGTCCCTTCAACTCCTCTCCGACCGCTCTCCATGACGGATTCTCGCTCCACTCGGGCTGGACAAGTTGATGGGTTTGCCCTCAACTTGTCCAGCCACCGCTGTCAGTCCAGCGGCCCGAAGCTCAGCAGCACGTGTTCGGCGCTGAAGCCCGGTCCCATCGCGGACAGCAGCCCCCGGCCCAACGGCTCTCCGCGCAGCACCTCCTCCAGCACGAAGAGAACCGTCACGCTGCTCATGTTGCCGTGCGCGGCGAGGACGCGGCGGCTGGAGTCGAGCGCCCCTGAGGGCAGGTCCAGCGCCTCTTCATAGGCGGCAAGCACCTTGACCCCGCCGGGATGGACCACGAAGGTGCCCACATCGTCCCGGCTCCAACCGCGCCCGGCGAGGGCCTGCGCGACGTTCTCCCGCATCATCGAACGCACCAGGGTGGGGATGTCGCGCGAGAAGCGCACCTTCAGGCCGTCGTCCACCACGTCCCAGCCCATGATGTCCTCGGAGTCCTCGATCAGGGTGGAGAAAGCGCCGTGCAAGGCGGCCAGCGGGGGCGGGCCGGGCACGTCGGCGGCAGTGACGACAAGCGCCGCGCCGCCGTCCGCGAACAGGGCCGTTCCCACGAAGTTGCTCTTGGACTCGTCCCCTTTGACCAGCGTGAGGCTGCACAGCTCGACCGCCACGAACAGCACCCGTCGGAACCCCGCCCGCACGAGGTCGGCCGCCCGCGCGAGGCCCGACGCCCCGCCCGCGCACCCCAGCCCCCACACCGGGAGCCGCGCCGCGTGTGGATTCAGCCCCAGCGCCCCGATCAGGAAAGCATCGAGGCTGGGCGTGCTCAGGCCGCTGGTGTTCACCACGACCACCGCGTCCACCTCGTCCGGGGCCACCGCCGCCCGCTCCAAGGCCTCCCGTGCCAGCCGGGCCGTCAGGGCGCGGGCCTCCTCCACGAAGACGGCGTTTTTCTCGCCGAAGCCGCGCGACTTCAGGTACCACTCCAGCGGACGGGACAGGGCACGTGACTCGATCTGCGCGTTGTCGAACACGTCCAGCATGTGCGGGCGGGCTGCCATGCGCGGAAAGAGGGTGCGGGCGGCCTCGCGAACCTCGGCCTGGGGGGCGCGGTAGGGCGGGTGCCCGGTCACGAGCGAGCGCACCAGCGGCAGGGGCGAGGGGGCAGGCATGCGGCATTCTCCTCCCTCTCCGGCCGGGCACCGTGCGCTGCGGCACCGTCGGAGCTGACGGGGGCTTCACCGTTGGGGCACGACGGCAAAGGGGAGAAGGTCGCCCCCTCTCCCCCACCGGATTCCCGTTCGGCTCAGCGCCGGGCGGCCTGCTGCTGCTCCCACTCCTGGCGGCCCACCTCGTCCAGCGCGGCGAAGTCCTCGTCGGAGAGGGTGAGCGAGGCGGCGGCCACGTTCTCCTCCAGGTGCCCCACCTTGCCGGTACCGGGAATGGGCAGCATGACGGGGCTACGCCGCAGCACCCAGGCGAGGGCCACCTGCGAGGGGGAGGCGCCGAGGCGCCCGGCGATCTCGGTCAGGACGCTGCCCTCCTGCGCCAGCCGCCCGGCGGCGAGGGGATACCAGGGGATAAAGCCGATGCCCTCGCGCTCGCAGTGGTCCAGCACGTCCTCGGACTTGCGGTTGGCGAGGTTGTAGAGGTTCTGCACGGTGGCGACCGGGAAGACGCGGCGGGCGGCCTCGATCTCCTCCACACCGACCTCGCTGAGCCCGGCGAAGCGGATGACGCCCTCGTCGATCAGTTCCTTGATCGCGCCGAACTGCTCGTCCTGCGGCACGTGGCGGTCGATGCGGTGCAGTTGCCACAGGTCGATGCGCTCGACCCCCAGGCGGCGGCGCGAGATATAGGCCTGCTGCTTGAGGTACTCGGGGCGGCCCACCGGAATCCACACGTCGGGGCCGGTGCGGGTCAGGCCGCCCTTGGTCGCCACGACCACCGTGTCGTAGGGGTGCAGCGCCTCGCGGATCAGTTCCTCCGAGACGGCCGGGCCGTAGGAGTCGGCGGTGTCGATGAAGTTCACGCCGAGGTCGGGCAGGCGGCGCAGGGTCGCCAGGGCACCCTCGCGGTCGGCGGGGTCGCCCCAGATGCCCTCGCCGGTGATGCGCATCGCGCCGAAGCCCAGGCGGTTCACGCTGAGTTCGCCGCCGATCTTGAAGGTGCCGCTCGCCGCCGCGTTGGGAATGGTCTGGGTCATGGGTGGGTCCTCCGAGGGGGCATTCTGACGCGTGGACTGGTGGCCGAGGGTGAGCGGCGGGGGTTGCGCGGCAGGCGGCCGGGGGGTTACTCCTCCTCCGGCTCCCCCCAGCGCTCGCGGGCGACGAACTGCGGCAGGCGTTTGCGGTGGCGGCTGCTCCAGTCGATAGAAGGCCGCTTCGGGTCGTGCGGGAGGTAGCCCAGGCGGTAGACGGCCATCAGTTCGAGATCGTCGGGCACGTCCAGCAAGTTCTGAATGGCCTGCCACTGCCGGGGAATCTCCATCGGGGTGGAGACGAACTGGATGCCCATGCCCAGCGCCCCGACCGCGTTCCAGATGTTCTCCATCGCCGCGCCGAGGCCGAACACCGAGTAGAAACCGCTGAGTTCGCCGGGGCGGTACTCCGCCCTGTCCAGCAGCGCAGCGAGCAGCAGCGGGCTTCCGGCGACGAGCTTGCGGTTGTCTTCGCCCAGTTTTCTCGGGACGCCGAGTTGCCGCATCAGCCGCAGGCCCGCGTCGCTGAAGACCTGCCGGGTAAAGGGCCGCAGCGGGCCGGGCAGGTGGTCGATGTGGATGCCGTCGCGCCGCTCCTCCATCTCGGCCTCACTGAAGCGGAAGTAGCGGCGGTAGCGCTCGAAAAAGACCCCGGCCTCGATCAGCTCGGTCATGCTCTCGCCCGAGATGCGGGCGATCTCGGCGATGGTCGCCGGATTCTCGACGAGCACGAAGCGCCACGGCTGGCTGTTGAAGTGGCTGGGGGCGGCCTGCGCGACCCGCATCAGCAGGTGCTGGTGCTCGCGGCTGACGGGGTCGGGCCGGAAGGGGCCGTTGGTGGTGCGCCGGGCCAGCATCCCCTCGATCAGGGGAAGCGCCGGGGGATGGGCGGGAGGGGAACTCATTGGGGGCAGGCTAGCGCGGCCATGCGGGGACGGGCGGCCCCACCGCCCCTCACCACGCGCCCCACGCGCCCAGCCCGAACAGCCCCGCCGCCACGAGCGCTCCCCGCCAGTGGTCGGCCCGGCCCGGCTTCGTGCGTGGCATCAGGAGGAGCGCTCCCAGCGCGGGCAGCAGCGCCCAGCCTCCCGAGCGCCAGGCCAGCAGCACGGAAAGGCCCACCCCCACGCACACCGCGAAAAAGAGGGCGTGGTGCAGCCAGCGCACGACCCGCCAGCGCCCCAGTTGCAGCCCCAGCCCCAGCGTCAGGAGCAGCAGCAGCAGGGCGGCGGTGAGGAAGAGGGCGAGGTGGTGCGGGGCCATTCAGCCATGCTGGCACGGGTACGCTGGGAGCCATGCCCCGCCGCCTCGCCGTTCCCCTAGTGGCCCTCCTGACCCTGGCGAGTTGCGGTCCCCGCACCGGGGGCGAGGCGAACGACCTCACCGCGCAGGTCCTGTTCACGGGGAACGGCACTTACGACCGCCAGGGCGACCGCCGGGGCGTGAAGATCGCCGGGGGTCTGCGCGAGACGGTCTGGGAGACGGCCCCGCCCCTCCCCGCCCGCCGGGTCACGGTCCGGTACGACAGCGACGCCCGGCCGCTGGCGTGGGCGCTGGAGATCGAGGCCCCGGAGTTCAGCGCCGCCGACCTCGCCGGGGAGGGGGCGCGGCGGGTCCGGACCGCCGACGGGACCGGGGGCCTGCGCCCCGCGCCGGGGGGCCGCCTCGCGGAGACAGTGATTCTGGAGCAGCCCGGCGGCGACCTGCGGGTGGTCACGCGGGGGTATGCGGCGCAGGCGGAGGCGGGGGTGCTGCCCGCATTTCGGTAGCGGTCAGCCGCCAGCTTCCAGCGGGAAATGGTGAGGGAGCGGGGGGCGCCCGCCCCCTCACCCGTTGCTTCGCAACGCCCTCTTCCACGAGGGGGGAGGGGAAAAACAAGACCCCAGCCGAAGCCGGGGCTTTTGTTGCTGGCTGCTGGAAGCTGACGGCTGGCCGCCTTACTTCAGCAGCTCGCCTTCCCCGAAGAACAGCCCCAGCTCGCGCTCGGCGCTCTCGGGCGAGTCACTGCCGTGGGTCACGTTCTCGCCGGTGGTGGTGGCGAAGTCGGCGCGGATGGTGCCGGGGGCGGCGTTGGCGGGGTTGGTGGCGCCCATCATGGCCCGCCAGCCGGAGATGGCGTTCTCGCCTTCCAGGGCGATGGCGACCACGGGGCCGCCCGTGATGAAGTCCACCAGTTCGCCGAAGAAGGGGCGCTCGCGGTGCTCGCCGTAGTGGGTCTCGGCGGTCTCGCGGGCGATCATCATCTGCTTGAGGCCGACGATGCGGTAGCCCTTCTTCTGGATGCGGGCGAGAATCTCGGGGGTCAGGCCGCGGCGCACGCCGTCGGGCTTGATCATGGCAAAGGTGCGTTCCATAGCGCCCGCGAGAATAGCAGGCGGGGCGGGCTGAGCCCTTCATGTGACGGCCGTTCAGGGCCGCTTACAATGCTCGGGTGACGCACCTTCCTGACTCTCGCCTCTCGCCAGTGGCGGCGCGAATCGCGCTGACGGCGAGCGCGGTGGCCGCCGCCGGGCTGCTGCTGTTTCCCCTCGCCACCCTGGGGCGCGGCTTCGACGCCGACCCTGTCCTCCTGCACCTGACCGGCGCCGTGACCAACCTCAGCGCCAACCCCGACGCGCCCCTGCCCCCCACCGGCACCGTCCTGCCGCTGGGCTGGGCGGCCCTGGCCCTGCTGGTCGCCAGCGTGGTGGGAGCGCTGCGCCGCGCCTCCTGGGTGTGGCTGACGGGTCTTTTGGCCGCCGTGCTGGGCATCGCCGCCGTGGTGCTGCTGGGGCAGGGCCTGGGCGAGCAGACCGCCCGCATCGCGGCCGACACGACCCTGCGCCCCGGCTTCAAGCGGCAACTGCGCTCCTTCTACGAGGGCGGGGGCATGAACCTGGGCCTGTTCCTGACCGTGCTGGGTGGCCTGATCACGGCGGGGGCGGGCCTCAGCCGCTTTCCGGCGTGGTGGGAACGCCTCAACCGGCTGCGGGGCCTGCTGGTGCCCGCCGTCGCCATCGCGCTGGCGGTGCTGGTGGGCGCGGTGGTCGTCTTGATCGTGCAGCCCGCCGTAAACGCCTCGGGCACCCCGCTGACCCCCTGGACCGGCTGGCTCGCCAAGAGCGACCTGGTGTATTTCGTGTATTCGACCCTCTTCGCGCCCGTGACGGCGCTTAACCCGCTGCTGGAGAGCCTCAAACTGGCGACCCCGCTGATCTTCACCGGGTTGTCGGTGGCCTTTGCGTTCCGCACGGGCCTGTTCAACATCGGGGCGCCGGGGCAGCTCACGGTGGGCGCGATCATGGCGATGCTGGTGGGCGTGTACGGCCCGGCGGGGCTGGGCTGGGGCCTGCTGCCGCTCTCGGTGCTGGCGGCGGCGGCGGGCGGGGCACTCTGGGGCGCGATTCCGGGGATTCTCAAGGCCCGTTTCGGCTCTTCGGAGGTCATCAACACGATCATGCTGAACTACGTCGCCTCGGCGCTGTTCATCTTCCTGATCGGGTCGAACACCTTCACCTTCCTGGGGCGCGAGTACACGCTGCCCTTCAAGGCCGAGGGCTTCGAGCCCGCTTCCGAGGAGCTGCGCGAGGGGGCACGGCTGCCCACGCTGCTCAACCTGTTCAATGTGGGGAGTGACGGCAATACCGCGCTGACGGTCGGACCCCTCGCCGCGCTGCTGGC
This region of Deinococcus sp. HSC-46F16 genomic DNA includes:
- the acnA gene encoding aconitate hydratase AcnA, with translation MAMNLFGARDVLTTKAGQKLYFYDLNKLQVDGADIARLPFSVKVLLESVLREANNYDVREEDVRAVANWKPVNEEIEIPFKPARVILQDFTGVPAVVDLASMRDAMVKLGGDPNQINPLIPVDLVIDHSVQVDEFGTDFALANNMALEFERNRERYEFLRWGQQAFDNFGVVPPASGIIHQVNLEYLAKGVQSRPEDDGVVVYPDSLVGTDSHTTMINGLGIVGWGVGGIEAEAVMLGQPIYMLMPEVIGFKITGAMPEGATATDLALRVTQMLREKGVVGKFVEFYGAGLSSMTLPDRATIANMAPEYGATMGFFPVDEEALRYLRRTGRLEDEIELVEAYYKAQGMFRTDETPDPVFTDTIELDLSTIVPSLAGPKRPQDRVDLTDMHTVFAEALTAPIKNRGFELGQDKLDAQGTIGGTEIKIGHGAVTLASITSCTNTSNPSVLIAAGLVAKKAVERGLKPKPWVKTSLAPGSKVVTEYLEAAGLQDYLDQIGFNTVGYGCMTCIGNSGPLPEPTVQAIEEGNLVVASVLSGNRNFEGRVNPHIKANYLASPPLVVAYALAGTVVNDIVNDPIGTDPEGQPVYLRDLWPTGAEIQQIMDQAINAEMFKRVYDGIEKSNEQWNAIPVAEGALYNWNPESTYIQNPPFFETLAGGPSDITSIEGARVLVKVGDSVTTDHISPAGSFKSDTPAGKYLLERGIQPKDFNSYGSRRGNDRIMTRGTFANIRLKNQLAPGTEGGFTTNFLTGEVTSIFDASTAYKEAGVPLLVFAGKDYGMGSSRDWAAKGTFLLGVKAVVAESFERIHRSNLVGMGVLPLQYKNGETADSLGIQGDETFDLILPGDLKPRQDVTLRITKDGQTREVTLQCRIDTPVEIDYYKNGGILQTVLRGILERGRKEASAQA
- a CDS encoding CoA transferase; amino-acid sequence: MSGPLHGFTVLSLAPNLPGPLAAAALRDDGARVVKVEPPGGDPFAAWAPDGYAELTRGVEVRRLDLKGTAGQVELRELLADTDLLLTSSRPSALARLGLDGETLGQDFPRLCRVPIVGDTHMPEVAGHDLTYVAQAGLIDPTRPALPRTLLADVLGGQRAYAAALALLLGRERGSPERERVVGLGDTARAAAGPLRFGLTAPGGLLSGASPTYRLYATADGTVAVAALEVHFAARFHEVIGPDPEATLRSRPTAHWLAVARDHDLPLAAVPGQSPVRSSPPLRSE
- a CDS encoding heavy metal translocating P-type ATPase, coding for MTTSTLPTPSPARSPRPFRLSPELRTAVLLTTLTLLGLLLGLVGEHLLALPAAVWVGYGLAYLAGGIPAGREAVHSLLRERKLDVDLLMVLAALGAASIGQMADGAILLFLFSLSNTLQDWAMGRTKNAVQALMDLNPEGATVRRDGRERWCELGEIRVGDLLVVRPGERVAADARVVRGQTSVDESPITGESVPVDKGPGGDLASGTVNLNGSVEAEVIRPAGESTLARLVGLMEEAQTQKSRAESLTERWESPYATAVLLGVPLVFALLYYGFGLPTDDAWYRAMTFMVVASPCAVVISTPAVMLSAMAAAARAGVLFKSSAALAALAGVQTVAFDKTGTLTQARMTLSHVHAPDERSALALAAGLEAHSEHPIARAVVAAAEDRGVTPLALTNAQAVPGHGITARTPEGEVAWAGNLRLAERQGAVLSAAQRATLDGLAAAGRSVVVVGVGSRTLGLLGVADALRPGIRDALDRLAASGVPHRVMLTGDREEVARTVAGEVGLSEYRAELLPEDKLRIIGELPGPVAMVGDGVNDAPALARADLGVAVASGTDVAIESADVVLMQNDLGRLAGAVQLAREARRTVRLNLAFAFGVILIVAPLAVAGQVPLPLGVVAHEGGTVFVVFMGLRLLRRRV
- a CDS encoding type III polyketide synthase, with the protein product MPAPSPLPLVRSLVTGHPPYRAPQAEVREAARTLFPRMAARPHMLDVFDNAQIESRALSRPLEWYLKSRGFGEKNAVFVEEARALTARLAREALERAAVAPDEVDAVVVVNTSGLSTPSLDAFLIGALGLNPHAARLPVWGLGCAGGASGLARAADLVRAGFRRVLFVAVELCSLTLVKGDESKSNFVGTALFADGGAALVVTAADVPGPPPLAALHGAFSTLIEDSEDIMGWDVVDDGLKVRFSRDIPTLVRSMMRENVAQALAGRGWSRDDVGTFVVHPGGVKVLAAYEEALDLPSGALDSSRRVLAAHGNMSSVTVLFVLEEVLRGEPLGRGLLSAMGPGFSAEHVLLSFGPLD
- a CDS encoding aldo/keto reductase, producing the protein MTQTIPNAAASGTFKIGGELSVNRLGFGAMRITGEGIWGDPADREGALATLRRLPDLGVNFIDTADSYGPAVSEELIREALHPYDTVVVATKGGLTRTGPDVWIPVGRPEYLKQQAYISRRRLGVERIDLWQLHRIDRHVPQDEQFGAIKELIDEGVIRFAGLSEVGVEEIEAARRVFPVATVQNLYNLANRKSEDVLDHCEREGIGFIPWYPLAAGRLAQEGSVLTEIAGRLGASPSQVALAWVLRRSPVMLPIPGTGKVGHLEENVAAASLTLSDEDFAALDEVGRQEWEQQQAARR
- a CDS encoding nitroreductase family protein, which encodes MSSPPAHPPALPLIEGMLARRTTNGPFRPDPVSREHQHLLMRVAQAAPSHFNSQPWRFVLVENPATIAEIARISGESMTELIEAGVFFERYRRYFRFSEAEMEERRDGIHIDHLPGPLRPFTRQVFSDAGLRLMRQLGVPRKLGEDNRKLVAGSPLLLAALLDRAEYRPGELSGFYSVFGLGAAMENIWNAVGALGMGIQFVSTPMEIPRQWQAIQNLLDVPDDLELMAVYRLGYLPHDPKRPSIDWSSRHRKRLPQFVARERWGEPEEE
- the ndk gene encoding nucleoside-diphosphate kinase — its product is MERTFAMIKPDGVRRGLTPEILARIQKKGYRIVGLKQMMIARETAETHYGEHRERPFFGELVDFITGGPVVAIALEGENAISGWRAMMGATNPANAAPGTIRADFATTTGENVTHGSDSPESAERELGLFFGEGELLK
- a CDS encoding ABC transporter permease, which translates into the protein MTHLPDSRLSPVAARIALTASAVAAAGLLLFPLATLGRGFDADPVLLHLTGAVTNLSANPDAPLPPTGTVLPLGWAALALLVASVVGALRRASWVWLTGLLAAVLGIAAVVLLGQGLGEQTARIAADTTLRPGFKRQLRSFYEGGGMNLGLFLTVLGGLITAGAGLSRFPAWWERLNRLRGLLVPAVAIALAVLVGAVVVLIVQPAVNASGTPLTPWTGWLAKSDLVYFVYSTLFAPVTALNPLLESLKLATPLIFTGLSVAFAFRTGLFNIGAPGQLTVGAIMAMLVGVYGPAGLGWGLLPLSVLAAAAGGALWGAIPGILKARFGSSEVINTIMLNYVASALFIFLIGSNTFTFLGREYTLPFKAEGFEPASEELREGARLPTLLNLFNVGSDGNTALTVGPLAALLAYVVARLATRRTPRGGLIALGAALLAGLLTWRIGIPVTVIGSQLNASFLIALACVGLFGVLMWRTATGYALRAVGLSPRAAEYGGISVARGTILAMTLAGMFAGLAGTHYVNGGALDEYRLKGNMPVSVGFDGIAVALMGQNTPAGVMAASLLFGTIDTGSVGVQRLENISRDIVVVLKALIVLFIAAGGFLSRRVTDPPPPQLAATGGGGNAAPAVAGLTPSVAAQERATPNPNVTLASESNKDVTQGGSQ